One genomic region from Glaciimonas sp. PAMC28666 encodes:
- a CDS encoding rhodanese-like domain-containing protein: protein MKFLIDNIFVLGLVILSGGALIFPLLQRRGNKVTTLQATQLINQGKTLVLDVRDTEGYSAGHLIDSKNIPLKDLSTRLVEIEKFKAKNVIVVCQSGTQSSKASAQLAKAGFEQVYSLDGGIASWHTQGLPTIK from the coding sequence GTGAAATTCTTGATTGATAATATTTTTGTGCTCGGATTGGTCATTTTGTCGGGCGGAGCACTGATTTTCCCGTTACTACAACGACGCGGCAACAAAGTAACAACATTGCAGGCAACGCAACTCATTAACCAGGGCAAAACGCTGGTATTGGATGTGCGCGACACTGAAGGCTACTCTGCTGGTCACCTGATTGACTCCAAAAACATACCATTGAAAGATTTATCTACCCGCTTGGTCGAAATAGAAAAATTCAAAGCAAAGAACGTCATTGTAGTCTGTCAGAGCGGAACGCAATCATCGAAAGCCTCAGCGCAATTGGCTAAAGCCGGTTTTGAGCAGGTTTATAGCCTCGACGGCGGAATTGCCAGCTGGCATACCCAAGGTCTGCCGACCATCAAATAA
- a CDS encoding Fur family transcriptional regulator codes for MIADIKTKPGTKNFSTAISAAPLSQAAALAEEQLRHSSVRSTTARIKVLTALLEARCAVSHQDMQDLFVDIDRVTLYRALDCLTDAGLAHKIAGDDRVFLYSAGAEHTESTSAHSTLHAQHQHGHFKCTRCAKVFCLDGSGEAGFLGDVLAPVLNTAPAKSAEVATTAVATTAVAATAVAGTTSPALLRQHLQYALQESLGKGFEGHDIELTIKGWCADCAH; via the coding sequence ATGATCGCTGACATCAAAACTAAACCGGGCACGAAAAACTTTTCGACCGCTATCAGTGCTGCGCCACTTTCCCAAGCCGCTGCGCTAGCTGAGGAACAATTGCGCCATTCTTCGGTGCGCAGCACGACGGCGCGCATCAAAGTATTAACAGCGCTGCTTGAAGCCCGCTGCGCCGTATCCCATCAGGACATGCAAGACTTATTTGTAGATATAGATCGCGTCACTTTATATCGCGCACTTGACTGCCTGACCGACGCCGGACTGGCCCATAAAATTGCTGGTGACGACCGAGTATTTCTCTATAGCGCTGGCGCCGAGCATACCGAATCTACCTCAGCCCATTCAACGCTACACGCGCAGCACCAACATGGGCATTTCAAATGCACCCGCTGCGCAAAAGTTTTCTGTCTGGATGGGAGCGGCGAAGCGGGTTTTCTAGGGGACGTCCTGGCACCGGTCTTGAATACCGCCCCGGCTAAATCGGCGGAAGTGGCGACCACCGCAGTGGCGACCACCGCAGTGGCGGCCACCGCAGTGGCTGGCACAACTTCGCCTGCTTTGTTGCGCCAGCATTTGCAGTACGCCTTGCAAGAATCACTCGGCAAAGGGTTTGAAGGTCACGATATTGAATTGACGATCAAAGGCTGGTGTGCTGACTGCGCCCATTAG
- the secB gene encoding protein-export chaperone SecB: protein MADEINQTASTESNDQPVFQIQRVYLKDLSLEQPNSPAIFLEQDAPQIEVAVDVGAEALAEGIYESTVTITVTAKIKDKVAFLVEGKQAGIFEVRNIPAEQLDPLLGIGCPNIVYPYLRANIADAITRAGFPPIHLAEINFEVFYQQRTQALAEQQGSKDSIAVDGSNAIN from the coding sequence ATGGCCGACGAAATTAACCAAACTGCAAGTACTGAGTCCAATGATCAGCCAGTTTTTCAGATTCAGCGCGTGTATCTGAAAGATTTGTCGCTTGAGCAGCCGAACTCGCCAGCTATTTTCCTGGAGCAGGACGCGCCACAGATCGAAGTTGCCGTTGACGTCGGTGCAGAAGCACTGGCTGAAGGCATCTACGAATCGACGGTTACCATCACCGTTACGGCTAAGATAAAAGACAAGGTTGCTTTTCTGGTTGAGGGCAAGCAAGCCGGTATTTTTGAAGTGCGCAATATTCCAGCGGAACAATTGGATCCGTTATTGGGTATCGGTTGCCCGAATATCGTGTATCCGTATCTGCGTGCAAATATCGCCGACGCGATCACCCGCGCTGGTTTTCCGCCGATCCATCTGGCTGAAATCAACTTCGAAGTTTTTTATCAACAGCGCACGCAGGCACTTGCTGAGCAACAGGGAAGCAAAGATAGCATTGCGGTCGACGGTAGCAACGCGATTAATTAA
- the gpmA gene encoding 2,3-diphosphoglycerate-dependent phosphoglycerate mutase translates to MYKIVLMRHGESTWNLANRFTGWVDVDLTEKGLAEAKQAGKLLKEAGLSFDLAYTSVLKRAIRTLWGTLDEMDLMWLPVKHDWRLNERHYGALQGLNKAETAAKYGDEQVMVWRRSYDTPPLKLDENDPRASFDDPRYAGLKREEIPLTECLKDTVARVLPAWNDSIAPAILSGKRIIISAHGNSLRALIKMLDGISDDDIVGLNVPNGQPLVYELDADLKPIKSYYLGDQDAIAAAMHAVANQGKAK, encoded by the coding sequence ATGTATAAAATTGTATTAATGCGACACGGCGAATCGACCTGGAATCTGGCCAACCGCTTCACCGGCTGGGTGGACGTAGATCTGACCGAAAAAGGTCTGGCGGAAGCGAAGCAAGCCGGGAAACTACTCAAAGAAGCGGGTTTAAGCTTTGATCTGGCCTATACCTCCGTGCTCAAGCGTGCCATCCGTACTCTATGGGGCACCCTGGACGAAATGGATTTGATGTGGCTGCCGGTAAAGCATGACTGGCGCTTGAATGAACGGCATTATGGCGCTCTACAAGGCCTTAATAAAGCTGAGACCGCCGCCAAATACGGCGATGAGCAGGTAATGGTCTGGCGCCGCAGCTATGACACGCCCCCACTTAAACTGGACGAAAACGATCCTCGTGCATCGTTCGACGATCCTCGCTACGCAGGTCTGAAGCGTGAAGAAATCCCGCTCACAGAATGTTTGAAGGATACAGTCGCACGGGTTCTGCCAGCGTGGAATGACAGTATCGCGCCCGCCATCCTCAGCGGCAAACGCATCATCATTTCGGCGCACGGTAATAGTCTTCGCGCACTGATTAAAATGCTGGACGGCATTAGCGACGACGATATCGTTGGCTTGAATGTGCCGAATGGCCAGCCACTTGTGTATGAACTTGATGCGGATCTGAAGCCGATCAAGAGCTACTATCTGGGCGATCAGGACGCAATCGCTGCTGCGATGCACGCAGTCGCCAATCAGGGGAAAGCGAAATAA
- the hslU gene encoding ATP-dependent protease ATPase subunit HslU, which produces MNMTPQEIVSELDKHVVGQDKAKRAVAIALRNRWRRQQVAEPLRHEITPKNILMIGPTGVGKTEIARRLAKLANAPFIKVEATKFTEVGYVGRDVETIIRDLIDIGVKQTRESEMRKLRSRAEDAAEDRVIDILVPPARDFGFHPEQDTPVDADAKDKGNNTRQTFRKRLREGSLDDREIEIELAESAPQMEIMAPPGMEEMTEQIKSMFSGIGNNRKKSRKVKIKDALKILIEEEAAKLLNEDELKQKAIFNVEQNGIVFLDEIDKIATRSQNGGADVSRAGVQRDLLPLVEGTTVNTKYGMIKTDHILFIASGAFHLAKPSDLIPELQGRFPIRVELDSLSIADFERILTGTDACLTTQYEALLATEGVTLEFVPEGIKRMAEIAFSVNEKTENIGARRLHTVMEKMLEEISYAATNTSEKQLTIDAAYVDLRLGALAVNEDLSRYVL; this is translated from the coding sequence ATAAACATGACACCGCAAGAGATCGTCTCTGAACTTGATAAGCACGTAGTCGGCCAGGACAAAGCCAAGCGCGCAGTCGCGATTGCGTTACGCAACCGCTGGCGCCGTCAGCAAGTCGCCGAACCGTTACGCCACGAAATCACCCCAAAGAACATCTTGATGATTGGTCCTACCGGCGTAGGCAAGACCGAAATCGCCCGGCGTCTGGCTAAATTAGCCAACGCCCCCTTCATCAAAGTTGAAGCCACCAAATTCACCGAAGTTGGCTACGTTGGCCGCGACGTTGAAACCATTATTCGCGACTTGATTGATATCGGCGTCAAACAAACCCGCGAATCTGAAATGCGTAAGCTTCGGTCGCGTGCCGAGGACGCTGCAGAAGATCGTGTGATCGATATTCTGGTCCCGCCAGCACGCGATTTCGGGTTTCATCCCGAGCAAGACACCCCGGTCGACGCTGACGCCAAAGACAAGGGTAACAATACCCGCCAGACTTTTCGCAAACGTCTGCGAGAAGGTTCGCTGGATGACCGCGAGATCGAAATTGAGTTGGCTGAAAGTGCGCCACAAATGGAAATCATGGCACCGCCCGGCATGGAAGAAATGACCGAGCAGATCAAATCCATGTTCTCCGGAATTGGCAATAATCGCAAGAAAAGCCGCAAAGTAAAAATTAAGGATGCACTCAAGATTCTTATCGAAGAAGAAGCTGCAAAGCTGCTCAACGAAGATGAGTTAAAACAAAAAGCCATCTTCAACGTCGAGCAAAACGGCATCGTGTTTTTAGATGAAATCGATAAGATCGCCACCCGCTCACAGAACGGCGGTGCCGACGTTTCACGCGCTGGCGTGCAACGCGACTTACTCCCTCTGGTAGAGGGCACGACTGTCAATACCAAATACGGCATGATCAAAACCGATCATATTTTGTTTATTGCGTCAGGTGCCTTTCATCTTGCAAAGCCATCGGATCTCATCCCGGAATTGCAAGGCCGCTTCCCGATTCGGGTAGAACTCGACTCGCTCTCAATCGCCGATTTTGAACGCATACTGACAGGTACCGATGCCTGCCTGACCACGCAATACGAAGCGTTGCTGGCAACCGAAGGGGTGACGTTAGAGTTTGTACCGGAAGGGATTAAACGCATGGCTGAAATCGCGTTCTCGGTCAACGAAAAAACTGAGAACATCGGTGCGCGTCGCCTGCATACCGTGATGGAAAAAATGCTGGAAGAGATTTCCTACGCAGCGACCAACACGAGCGAAAAACAGCTAACGATTGATGCCGCTTACGTTGATCTACGCCTTGGCGCACTAGCGGTGAACGAAGACTTGTCGCGTTATGTACTGTAA
- the hslV gene encoding ATP-dependent protease subunit HslV produces MEQFHGTTILSVRRGNSVALGGDGQVTLGNVVMKGTARKVRTLYHGKVLVGFAGGTADAFTLLDLFEAKLEKHQGNLMRASVDLAKEWRTDRMLRRLEAMLLTADRDTTLVITGNGDVLEPTDGIGAIGSGGVFAQSAAKALYENTTLSPAEIVKKSLVIAGDLCIYTNQSHIIETLE; encoded by the coding sequence ATGGAACAATTTCACGGTACCACCATCCTCTCCGTACGTCGCGGAAACAGTGTCGCGTTGGGTGGGGATGGTCAGGTCACTCTCGGAAACGTCGTGATGAAAGGCACAGCGCGTAAAGTGCGCACGCTTTACCACGGTAAAGTATTAGTGGGTTTTGCGGGCGGCACAGCAGATGCGTTTACCCTTTTGGATCTGTTTGAAGCCAAACTGGAAAAGCATCAAGGTAATCTGATGCGCGCATCGGTGGATCTGGCCAAAGAATGGCGCACCGATCGCATGTTGCGTAGACTCGAAGCGATGCTGCTTACGGCAGACCGCGATACCACGCTGGTTATTACCGGCAACGGCGATGTTCTGGAACCCACCGATGGGATTGGTGCAATTGGGTCGGGTGGCGTTTTTGCACAATCAGCAGCCAAGGCGCTGTATGAAAACACCACATTATCACCTGCCGAGATTGTGAAAAAATCTCTGGTGATTGCCGGCGATCTTTGTATTTATACCAATCAATCGCACATTATCGAAACCCTTGAGTAA
- a CDS encoding GTP-binding protein, producing the protein MALIPTTILTGFLGAGKTTLLNRILQQPHGHKIAIIENEFGQENINNEILVQDSTEQIIEMNNGCICCTVRGDLIVALSSLARRRDAGELQFDHVIIETTGMANPGPVAQTFFVDEEVALHFMLDAIVTVVDAKHAMQQLDQQEEAQRQVGFADKLLLSKTDLVSEAEVAVLMARLTRINPRAAIIRLDPAHTPIAEILDIRGFNLNAKLEIDPDFLAAEESQSDQEQHAHHDHAHSGSDCDHPSHQEDHAHTVEHAPHAHNHHHAHHDDDIAAFVFKSERPFDAARLEEFLDGMIQVYGPRMLRYKGILLMDGADRKVVFQGVHQIMGSDVGGKWDENEIPASKMVFIGKKLPKDIFIRGLEQCLV; encoded by the coding sequence ATGGCACTTATCCCAACTACCATTCTTACCGGCTTTCTTGGCGCAGGTAAAACCACTTTGCTCAATCGTATTTTGCAACAGCCGCATGGCCACAAAATTGCCATCATCGAGAATGAGTTCGGCCAGGAAAATATCAACAATGAGATTTTGGTGCAAGACAGCACCGAGCAAATCATCGAAATGAACAACGGATGTATTTGCTGCACCGTGCGCGGTGATCTGATCGTCGCCTTGAGCTCACTTGCACGTCGCCGGGACGCTGGAGAACTACAGTTCGACCATGTCATCATCGAAACCACCGGAATGGCCAACCCGGGTCCGGTTGCACAAACATTTTTCGTGGACGAGGAAGTCGCTCTCCATTTCATGCTTGATGCAATCGTCACCGTAGTCGATGCGAAACACGCCATGCAGCAACTCGACCAGCAGGAAGAAGCGCAACGGCAGGTTGGCTTCGCCGACAAACTATTGTTGTCGAAAACGGACCTGGTCAGCGAAGCAGAGGTCGCCGTCTTGATGGCGCGCCTGACGCGTATCAATCCGCGTGCAGCGATCATTCGACTTGATCCGGCCCATACCCCGATCGCCGAAATTCTGGATATCCGCGGCTTCAATCTGAACGCGAAATTAGAAATCGATCCGGACTTTCTTGCCGCCGAAGAAAGCCAGAGCGATCAGGAGCAGCACGCACATCACGATCACGCACACAGCGGCAGCGATTGCGACCATCCTTCGCATCAGGAAGATCACGCGCACACTGTAGAGCATGCACCCCATGCCCATAATCATCACCATGCGCACCACGATGATGATATCGCTGCGTTCGTTTTTAAAAGCGAACGCCCTTTCGACGCCGCACGACTTGAAGAATTTCTCGATGGCATGATTCAGGTCTATGGACCCCGCATGTTGCGCTACAAAGGCATATTGCTGATGGATGGCGCGGACCGCAAGGTTGTGTTCCAAGGCGTACATCAAATTATGGGAAGCGATGTGGGCGGGAAGTGGGACGAGAACGAAATTCCCGCCAGCAAAATGGTTTTCATAGGTAAAAAGCTACCAAAAGACATCTTTATTCGCGGTTTGGAGCAATGTCTGGTATAA
- a CDS encoding NAD(P)H-dependent glycerol-3-phosphate dehydrogenase, giving the protein MNITILGAGAWGTALAIALSQRHNVLLWGRNEANIATVTAQRENVTYLPGFSLPSSLIVTADFAQAIAHVATDTQTIDSLLIVASSVAGLRALAEQLRGLSIPNIVWLCKGFEEKTRLLPHQIVRQVLGDTIPAGALSGPSFAQEVARGLPCALSIATDDPALSERVVAAVHGCNIRVYSTDDMVGVEVGGAVKNIMAIATGVADGLQLGLNARAALITRGLAEITRLGIVLGGRSETFMGLSGLGDLILTCTGDLSRNRKVGLGLAAGKSLETVVAELGHVAEGVRCASAVRALAQELGVEMPITNAVAGVLFDGDDAGAMVELMLARTPREESA; this is encoded by the coding sequence ATGAATATCACAATCCTCGGCGCTGGCGCATGGGGAACCGCGCTGGCTATCGCATTATCTCAACGGCATAACGTTTTGTTGTGGGGCCGAAATGAGGCCAATATTGCCACCGTCACGGCGCAGCGCGAAAACGTCACCTATCTGCCGGGTTTTTCTTTGCCGTCCAGTTTAATTGTCACCGCCGATTTTGCGCAGGCGATCGCACATGTGGCCACAGATACACAAACAATTGACAGCTTATTGATCGTCGCGTCTTCGGTGGCCGGTCTGCGTGCTCTTGCCGAGCAATTGCGTGGCTTGTCGATACCGAATATCGTCTGGTTATGTAAAGGTTTTGAAGAAAAAACGCGCCTGCTGCCGCATCAAATTGTGCGGCAGGTGTTGGGAGACACGATTCCTGCGGGAGCGCTTTCCGGCCCCTCGTTTGCTCAGGAAGTCGCACGTGGGCTGCCCTGCGCGTTGTCGATAGCCACCGACGATCCAGCGCTCTCAGAGCGCGTCGTCGCCGCGGTCCACGGCTGTAATATTCGCGTTTATTCGACGGACGATATGGTCGGCGTCGAAGTCGGTGGAGCGGTCAAAAATATCATGGCAATCGCCACCGGCGTGGCTGATGGCTTGCAACTTGGACTGAATGCCAGGGCCGCGTTAATCACCCGTGGATTGGCCGAAATCACGCGCCTTGGCATCGTATTGGGTGGCCGTAGCGAAACCTTCATGGGTTTATCTGGCCTCGGCGATTTGATCCTGACATGTACCGGTGACCTCTCCCGGAACCGTAAAGTTGGCCTCGGATTAGCTGCCGGGAAAAGCCTGGAAACCGTCGTGGCAGAGTTAGGTCACGTCGCCGAAGGAGTGCGCTGTGCCTCAGCAGTGCGCGCTCTGGCGCAGGAGCTTGGGGTAGAGATGCCAATCACCAATGCAGTAGCGGGCGTATTGTTTGACGGCGATGATGCCGGTGCGATGGTCGAACTCATGTTGGCGCGTACCCCACGCGAAGAGTCGGCTTAG
- the grxC gene encoding glutaredoxin 3: MNAHVRMYSTAVCPYCMRAEQLLNARGVTTIEKVRIDLDPQQRDEMMKKTGRRTVPQIYIGDTHVGGFDDLNALDQAGKLQALLQGTPEPI, translated from the coding sequence ATGAATGCTCACGTCCGAATGTACAGCACTGCTGTTTGTCCTTATTGCATGCGTGCAGAACAATTATTGAACGCGCGCGGTGTCACGACGATCGAAAAGGTCCGCATTGACCTTGATCCGCAACAGCGTGACGAAATGATGAAAAAAACCGGCCGCCGCACCGTTCCTCAGATTTATATCGGTGACACCCACGTTGGTGGCTTCGATGATTTAAATGCACTAGATCAAGCTGGCAAGTTGCAAGCTTTGCTACAAGGCACCCCGGAACCAATTTGA
- a CDS encoding murein hydrolase activator EnvC, translating into MTSAFAAPPKITDRSKQKEVAEGERDELQQKLNALKSDINQTETAKGDAADALADSEAAISKANRALFDLGNEQSQTQTALDALSKKHLELSKTVAVQQNQMAALLRQQYIAGNEDRIKLLLSGDNPNKINRELQYMGYVSKAQAKLIEALRVNLEAIEANQTDTQNAKNELDEIALEQRTQKTVLEKEKNTRALLLTQLSSKLIAQRQEVGKTARDEQRLAGLVDKLAVLIEEQKKAEAARREQRRQEQLAKAQAAAEAAALAKAQALAQRQAQVARAQELKQQRQRAALAQKQNAAQARDQDRAQAKGSPATKTPVFKPDPIDDDQPPPPVALAAIPAATAPIAPIVHNDETPEAGSQEAGFGKPFASLRGLLRLPVRGDLTNRFGSKRGDGPPSRGIFIRAAEGAQVKAVAAGRVIFADWLRGFGNLIILDHGNEYMTIYGNNQALLKRPGDLIKAGDVIANAGNSGGNEQSGLYFEIRHQGRAFDPISWVTIR; encoded by the coding sequence ATGACAAGCGCCTTTGCTGCTCCACCAAAAATCACTGACCGCAGCAAGCAAAAAGAAGTTGCAGAAGGCGAGCGTGACGAACTGCAGCAGAAATTGAATGCCTTGAAAAGTGACATCAACCAGACCGAAACCGCAAAAGGCGATGCCGCCGATGCGTTAGCTGATTCGGAAGCCGCTATTTCCAAAGCGAATCGCGCCTTGTTTGACCTCGGCAACGAACAATCGCAGACGCAAACCGCGCTCGATGCGCTATCAAAAAAGCACCTGGAACTTAGTAAAACGGTCGCGGTACAACAAAATCAGATGGCCGCCCTGCTACGGCAGCAGTATATTGCCGGAAATGAAGATCGGATCAAATTGCTGTTGTCGGGAGACAACCCCAACAAGATTAACCGCGAATTGCAATATATGGGTTACGTTTCCAAGGCCCAGGCCAAACTCATTGAAGCGTTGCGGGTGAATCTGGAAGCGATCGAAGCAAATCAGACAGATACGCAAAACGCAAAAAATGAACTGGATGAAATTGCGCTCGAACAAAGGACGCAAAAAACAGTTCTCGAAAAGGAAAAAAATACCCGGGCTCTGCTGTTGACGCAACTTTCCAGCAAGCTCATTGCACAACGGCAGGAAGTTGGCAAAACCGCGCGCGACGAGCAGCGTTTGGCCGGCCTGGTCGACAAGCTGGCGGTATTAATTGAGGAACAAAAGAAAGCCGAGGCGGCCCGTCGTGAACAACGTCGTCAAGAACAATTAGCCAAAGCACAGGCGGCGGCAGAGGCGGCGGCTTTGGCGAAAGCGCAGGCGCTTGCCCAAAGACAGGCACAAGTTGCGCGTGCACAAGAGTTAAAGCAACAGCGACAGCGCGCAGCCTTGGCACAAAAGCAGAATGCTGCGCAAGCGCGCGACCAGGATCGAGCGCAGGCAAAGGGGTCGCCTGCGACAAAAACACCCGTCTTTAAGCCTGATCCGATCGATGACGATCAACCGCCGCCACCGGTCGCTCTGGCCGCAATTCCAGCCGCGACTGCACCGATAGCGCCAATAGTGCACAATGACGAAACACCTGAGGCCGGTTCGCAGGAAGCGGGGTTCGGAAAGCCGTTTGCGTCATTGCGTGGACTGTTACGACTACCGGTTCGCGGCGATCTGACCAATCGCTTTGGTAGCAAGCGCGGTGATGGACCTCCATCGAGAGGCATATTTATTCGTGCAGCGGAAGGGGCTCAAGTCAAGGCAGTGGCTGCAGGCCGAGTTATCTTTGCCGATTGGTTGCGCGGCTTCGGCAACTTGATCATCCTTGACCACGGCAACGAATACATGACCATTTACGGTAACAATCAGGCATTATTAAAGCGCCCTGGGGATCTTATTAAGGCCGGTGATGTCATTGCTAATGCAGGTAACAGCGGCGGTAACGAACAATCAGGTTTATACTTTGAGATTCGGCATCAGGGCCGTGCGTTTGACCCCATCAGTTGGGTAACTATTAGGTGA
- the dksA gene encoding RNA polymerase-binding protein DksA: MATKITNPTPDAPLLTEAQLVTMSESDYMNAAQLAFFRARLKQLEVDLLKNAGETTEHLRETVLVPDPADRATIEEEHALELRTRDRERKLLKKVQQSIASIDGGEYGWCEETGEPIGIPRLLARPTATLSLEAQQRRELKQKLYGD; the protein is encoded by the coding sequence GTGGCTACCAAAATAACTAACCCCACCCCAGATGCCCCCCTGTTAACCGAAGCGCAACTCGTCACGATGAGCGAATCGGATTACATGAACGCGGCACAATTGGCTTTCTTCAGAGCGCGCCTAAAACAGCTAGAAGTTGATCTGCTGAAAAACGCCGGAGAAACTACTGAACACCTGCGCGAGACCGTACTTGTACCGGATCCCGCAGACCGCGCCACGATCGAAGAAGAGCACGCACTGGAGTTGCGTACACGTGATCGCGAACGAAAATTACTTAAAAAAGTGCAACAGTCGATTGCATCAATTGATGGTGGCGAATATGGCTGGTGCGAAGAAACTGGCGAGCCGATCGGCATTCCACGTTTGCTGGCGCGGCCCACAGCGACTTTGTCGTTAGAAGCGCAACAACGACGCGAACTGAAACAAAAGCTATACGGGGACTAA
- a CDS encoding SH3 domain-containing protein, with amino-acid sequence MKFERLTGILTASLTVSVLTFGAVNLAHALDFKAVGTAPVILYDAPSEKGRRVAIAPRGMPVEVVLTYGEWTKVRDASGDLSWVQSAGLIGKRNLQVKVANAKIRANPSDTATQVFSADKGVLLELMEPVASGWVKVRHRDGQTGYVKASDVWGS; translated from the coding sequence ATGAAATTTGAACGCTTAACCGGTATTCTAACGGCCTCCCTGACAGTGTCCGTGCTAACCTTCGGCGCAGTCAATCTCGCGCATGCCCTGGACTTCAAGGCGGTTGGCACAGCGCCCGTCATTCTTTACGATGCACCATCTGAAAAAGGTCGGCGCGTCGCCATTGCGCCCCGTGGCATGCCGGTCGAGGTAGTATTAACGTATGGCGAATGGACCAAGGTGCGTGATGCCAGTGGTGATTTGTCATGGGTTCAGTCGGCAGGACTGATCGGCAAGCGGAATCTACAAGTCAAGGTCGCGAACGCCAAGATCAGGGCGAACCCCAGTGACACCGCGACGCAGGTATTTAGCGCCGATAAAGGCGTATTGCTCGAATTGATGGAACCGGTTGCGTCCGGTTGGGTTAAAGTGCGCCACCGTGACGGTCAGACCGGATACGTAAAAGCATCCGATGTTTGGGGTAGTTAA